In the genome of Cutibacterium equinum, one region contains:
- a CDS encoding 6-phosphofructokinase — MRLTPTLPDGHGLRIGILTSGGDAQGMNAAVRAVVRSALSVGAEVYAIYEGYQGMIDGGDGIRRFGWDDVGSILNRGGTVIGTFRCKEMRERSGRLKAVQNLLEHEIDRLVVIGGDGSLTGLDVLRTEWADLVAELVDTGQVSPEVARKHPSLMIAGLVGSIDNDLVGSDMTIGADTALHRIVDAIDDLTSTAASHQRSFVVEVMGRHCGYLALMAAVAGGADYVLIPERPPEDGWEDRMCAELKRGRQAGRRDSIVVVAEGATDRAGHRITSEYVRQVLEDKLGEDARVTILGHVQRGGRPSAYDRWASTWLGYHAVHEVLSTTPEAEGHVIGTSANRIHLLPLVKAVADTKSVPGLIEQGRYTEAMRMRGRSFVEMDAIFTELSEPARTTAQGVDDADRKRIAIMHAGGPAPGMNTAARAAVRLAISRGHTVIGIHNGFVGLAEGDMSELAWGDVEGWAGEGGAELGTRREIPSTRDLYAVSRALEDAHIDALLVIGGYSAYEGIYNITSERDRYPAFRIPMVCIPASIDNNLPGSELSIGADTALNVIVEAMDKIKESGIASRRCFVVETMGRDCGYLALMSGIAAGAERIYTNEDGISLDDLANDVHWVRESFARGRRLFLAVRNENASRNYTTEFIARLLEEESHGMYDVRHVRLGHMQQGGSPSPFDRLLANRLAYRALNLIDDELAAHQDGSWFIGVNESDKRPTHMEMMPSLIDSAHRRPREQWWLTMSPVGRTVSNDVR, encoded by the coding sequence TTGAGGCTTACCCCCACCCTCCCCGACGGTCATGGGCTGCGCATCGGCATCCTGACCAGCGGCGGCGATGCCCAGGGCATGAATGCTGCTGTGCGCGCCGTGGTGCGCTCCGCGTTGAGCGTGGGGGCCGAGGTCTATGCGATCTACGAGGGATACCAGGGGATGATCGATGGCGGCGACGGCATCCGGAGGTTTGGATGGGATGACGTCGGGTCGATCCTCAACCGTGGTGGCACCGTGATCGGCACGTTCCGCTGCAAGGAGATGCGCGAACGCTCAGGTCGGTTGAAGGCTGTGCAAAATCTCTTGGAGCACGAAATCGATCGACTTGTCGTCATCGGTGGCGATGGTTCGCTCACCGGTTTGGACGTGCTGCGCACCGAGTGGGCCGACCTCGTCGCCGAGCTCGTCGACACGGGTCAGGTGAGCCCCGAGGTGGCCCGCAAACACCCCTCCCTCATGATCGCGGGACTGGTGGGCTCCATCGACAACGACCTCGTCGGATCCGACATGACCATCGGCGCCGACACTGCTCTGCACCGCATCGTCGATGCCATCGACGACCTCACCTCCACCGCAGCCAGCCATCAACGATCCTTCGTCGTCGAGGTGATGGGTCGCCACTGCGGCTACCTCGCCCTCATGGCGGCAGTCGCCGGTGGTGCCGACTACGTCCTCATTCCGGAACGCCCGCCGGAGGACGGCTGGGAGGATCGGATGTGCGCCGAGCTCAAGCGCGGCCGTCAGGCAGGGCGCCGGGATTCGATCGTCGTCGTGGCGGAGGGGGCCACCGATCGCGCCGGTCATCGCATCACCTCCGAATATGTCCGTCAGGTCCTCGAGGACAAGCTCGGCGAGGACGCCCGCGTCACCATCCTGGGCCACGTCCAGCGCGGCGGACGCCCCTCGGCGTACGACCGTTGGGCCTCTACCTGGCTGGGCTATCACGCCGTTCACGAGGTGCTGTCGACGACACCGGAGGCCGAGGGACACGTCATCGGAACCAGCGCGAACCGCATCCACCTCCTCCCCCTGGTCAAGGCCGTCGCCGACACCAAGTCGGTGCCCGGTCTCATCGAGCAGGGTCGTTACACCGAGGCCATGCGGATGCGGGGACGCTCCTTCGTCGAGATGGACGCCATCTTCACCGAGCTCAGCGAGCCGGCCCGCACCACGGCCCAGGGAGTCGATGACGCCGACCGCAAACGGATCGCGATCATGCACGCGGGCGGGCCAGCTCCGGGCATGAACACTGCTGCCCGCGCCGCCGTCCGACTGGCGATTTCTCGCGGCCACACCGTCATCGGAATCCACAACGGATTCGTCGGCCTGGCGGAGGGGGACATGTCGGAACTGGCATGGGGCGACGTCGAGGGCTGGGCCGGGGAAGGGGGAGCCGAGCTGGGCACCCGCCGCGAGATCCCGAGCACCCGCGACCTTTACGCGGTCAGCCGCGCCCTGGAGGACGCCCACATCGACGCCCTGCTCGTCATCGGCGGTTACTCGGCCTACGAGGGCATCTACAACATCACCAGCGAGCGGGACCGCTACCCGGCCTTCCGTATCCCGATGGTGTGCATCCCGGCCTCGATCGACAACAATCTCCCCGGCTCAGAGTTGTCCATCGGTGCCGACACCGCCCTCAACGTCATCGTCGAGGCGATGGACAAGATCAAGGAGTCGGGTATCGCCTCCCGGCGGTGTTTCGTCGTCGAGACGATGGGCCGTGACTGTGGATACCTCGCCCTGATGTCGGGAATCGCCGCAGGCGCCGAGCGGATCTACACCAATGAGGACGGCATCAGCCTGGACGATCTGGCCAATGACGTCCACTGGGTGCGTGAGTCCTTCGCCCGTGGGCGACGTCTCTTCCTGGCTGTTCGTAACGAGAACGCCTCACGCAACTACACCACCGAGTTCATCGCGCGGCTCCTGGAGGAGGAATCCCACGGCATGTACGACGTGCGCCACGTGAGGCTGGGTCACATGCAGCAGGGCGGGTCGCCCTCCCCCTTCGATCGACTGCTGGCCAATCGCCTCGCCTATCGCGCTCTCAACCTCATTGACGACGAGCTGGCCGCCCATCAGGACGGGTCGTGGTTCATCGGCGTCAACGAGTCGGACAAGCGCCCCACTCACATGGAGATGATGCCCTCACTCATCGACTCTGCTCATCGTCGCCCCCGCGAACAGTGGTGGCTGACGATGTCGCCGGTGGGGCGCACGGTGTCCAATGACGTGCGCTGA